Below is a window of Deinococcus sonorensis KR-87 DNA.
GCTGGCAGCCTGAGGACGACCGAGTGGACGGGCCCACCACGGCGTGCGTGTGGGTTGTACAGGATCGGTAGACTTCCGGCGCGACATGCAGACCTCCCCCGTTATTGTGCCGCCCGGTGGGGGGTGGGCGCACCTCCCGGTCGGGGGGGGTGGGGGCGATCAAGGGTGCGTCTGCTGGCCCTCGTCCTGCCGGGCCGCCAGCAGGCGCACCACCAGCAGCACCGCGAAGGAGAGCAGCACCATCACGGCCGACAGCACCAGCGCCGGAGCCAGGTCCGATTCCAGCGCCGAGTAGATCGAGAGCGTGATGGTGCGGGTGCGGCCCTGCAGCGAGCCGGCGAACAGCACCGTGGCCCCGAACTCGCCAAGCGCGCGCGCCCAGGTGAGCACCAGTCCCTCCAGCAGGAACGGGAACGCGAGCGGCCACGTGATCAGCCGGAACACCGCCCAGCCGCCGGCCCCATCGGTGCGGGCGGCGGCCTCGACCTCCCGGTCCACCGCCGAGAAGCCGGCCTTGGCGGTCCGCAGGTAGAACGGCGCCGAGGTGAACAGCTGCGCCATCACCACCGCCGCCGGAGAGAAGGCCAGGCCGATGCCGGCCAGCTGCAGCGGCGGCCCCAGCAGGCCGCCGCGCCCGAAGGTCAGCAGCAGGCCCACGCCCGCCACCACCGGCGGCAGCACGATCGGCAGGTCCAGCAGGGTATCGAGCACGGTGCGGCCTGGAAACCGGTAGCGGGCCAGCAGGTAGGCGACCGGCGTCACCAGCAGCAGCG
It encodes the following:
- a CDS encoding ABC transporter permease yields the protein MASFLLLPTVVLLLRGLTRTFWPTLLSRAVTDALRVSLVTTGVTLLLTLLLVTPVAYLLARYRFPGRTVLDTLLDLPIVLPPVVAGVGLLLTFGRGGLLGPPLQLAGIGLAFSPAAVVMAQLFTSAPFYLRTAKAGFSAVDREVEAAARTDGAGGWAVFRLITWPLAFPFLLEGLVLTWARALGEFGATVLFAGSLQGRTRTITLSIYSALESDLAPALVLSAVMVLLSFAVLLVVRLLAARQDEGQQTHP